The genomic window TAATTTCCTCTAAAATTAAAATCTAATCTGAATACCTTAAAGATATTTCCTATTCCAAAAGAATATTCATAGTATATTTTTTCTGATGGTGCACGTAACGGTGTATTTACTGTTGCTGGTGCACTTAGGGCTATATTCTCATCAGACAAATCTCCCCATACTCCGCGCAAAGCTACGATTTCCCTTAAATTATATTTCCTTAGAAAAGGAATTCTTGAGAAAAACCGTCCATTAAAATTATGTTGCAAATGAACTGCAGCATAAGTATCGGTAACAAATTCATAAAAATCTAAATTTGGAAAGGTACCATAGTTAGAGAAAAATGTTTGATTACCAGGCACTACGCTTAAAAGTCCTAAAGGTACTTCACCAAATGTTTTACCCAATTCTACAGTACTTAACAACCTACCAAAACCACCTAATTGCCATGGTTGGCTATATGAAAATTGGAGCTTGCTATAGTCAAAATCACTATTCATTACACCCTTAGTCCCCTTTGTATAATTTAATAATATAGTACTGTAAGTATCATTGACATCTCTACGCTCTACCCCAAAACCAATAGTTTTTTTACCAGGAGTATACAGCACCAATGCATTAAAATCGAATTGACGTATTTCTGACGAAACTCCTGTTGGAGATTCTGGATTTACATAATCTAAACTAAAATCACCGGGCAATGCAGAACTCAAGGTTCTAAACGTACCACCCACAGATAATTTTAAATTGGTTATCGGTTCAATTTCAAAATTAAGCGCACTAAGATTGATATTCGTTAATCTATTATTAGCACCTACCGTTAATAAAGAAGAAGAGGCAATACTTCTACCCAAGACATCATTAGTTGCGGTTAAACTAACGCCAAGCTGCTCTATATCTCTACGGTTACCACCAGAAACGATTAATCTGCTATTTTTATCTAATAGCATTTTACCCGACAAGCCGTGTTTAAATTTATGATCTTTGAATCCGTACGCAGTGTATCCTTCTATTCTCCAAAGATCATTTTGCCCATAGTAGGTTCTTGCTCCAAGTCGCACTCGCGCCCCTTCTGCAGTATTGTATCCAAAGAAATCATAAACAGAGCCTAAGTCTAAATTCCATTTATCTACCTCTACATAACCAGATCCTAAAATACTTACAAAATTATAATAGGTTTTAAATTTTGGTACGGTTTTAAGAGTGTCTAGCAACTTATAAATACCCTTTTCATCTTTATTTAAACTTTCTAACCTGTTCTGTTCCCAAAAGGCATCATCTTTAATAATCTGGGTAACGTCTAAAGGGTTTCTATCTTTTTTATAGACCTCTCTTGGCTTAACCTTATTGAACTCGTAATTATCATAAACACTTGTTCGCTTTCCGTATAACCCTTTTGATTCTTCTTTTTTGTTAAAACTAAAATCACTCAACATATAATCGCGTTTCAAAAGAAAC from Maribacter aquivivus includes these protein-coding regions:
- a CDS encoding DUF5686 family protein, producing the protein MRGIIFIFLSLCVFIAQGQTKIGGIVIDEQGEPVSFANVFFKNSTEGTITNDDGRFYLESENEYPTVIISFIGYTDYELQLDSKVVYDLKITMVEAAEQLNEVVLIAGKQSKKNNPAVDILRKIWSKKRQNGVRQFNQYAFDKYEKVEFDLNTIDSSLIKSKVFKGLEFVFQDLDTSRITGKTYLPIFLNETFSKVYGDNKIKEEKEEVLGNKNSGFENNQAIIAFVQDLYQEYDVYNNYLKFFDKSFTSPLSKTGVDVYNYALRDSAFIDNKWCYNIVYYPRRKNELTFKGDFWVNDSTWAVKNINLQVTKSANINWVKEIYIEQDFEVMNDSVFLLKRDYMLSDFSFNKKEESKGLYGKRTSVYDNYEFNKVKPREVYKKDRNPLDVTQIIKDDAFWEQNRLESLNKDEKGIYKLLDTLKTVPKFKTYYNFVSILGSGYVEVDKWNLDLGSVYDFFGYNTAEGARVRLGARTYYGQNDLWRIEGYTAYGFKDHKFKHGLSGKMLLDKNSRLIVSGGNRRDIEQLGVSLTATNDVLGRSIASSSLLTVGANNRLTNINLSALNFEIEPITNLKLSVGGTFRTLSSALPGDFSLDYVNPESPTGVSSEIRQFDFNALVLYTPGKKTIGFGVERRDVNDTYSTILLNYTKGTKGVMNSDFDYSKLQFSYSQPWQLGGFGRLLSTVELGKTFGEVPLGLLSVVPGNQTFFSNYGTFPNLDFYEFVTDTYAAVHLQHNFNGRFFSRIPFLRKYNLREIVALRGVWGDLSDENIALSAPATVNTPLRAPSEKIYYEYSFGIGNIFKVFRLDFNFRGNYLENPDARKFGVTGTFGFVF